The genomic DNA GCATGGGCGCTTCAGCACGGCTTTGCCCATACGAACCATGCGTCCGGCGGTGTCGGGGCATGGGAGTTGGGGTTGCATCGTCCTGTTGCCGCGGTGCTTGATGACTTGCGTGCCGGTATGAGTAAGCTGGCAGGACTCTTCGGAGACCATTTCGTTCCCGTTGTCGTACCTCCGTGGAACCGGATGGCCCCGGAGCTTCTGCCGCGTCTGTCCGGTCTTGGTTTTCGGGGTGTTTCAGCAAGTTACAAGCGTCAGCGGCCCGCTTCGCCCGACGGAATTCGTGTGGCGGATGCACACTGCGATCTGCTGGAATGGAAGAAAAAGCAGCCGGCTTTTTTTGCCGGACGCGAGAAATGTGTAGCCGATCTGGTGGAACACCTGACGGACAAACGGACCGGACGTGTGGATTTTGATGAGCCTACCGGCG from uncultured Pseudodesulfovibrio sp. includes the following:
- a CDS encoding polysaccharide deacetylase family protein; protein product: MTHDTFQILMDELDAWAHAGQTAVLWWRDDDAGAPCAALDVLLEMTDRHAAPCGLAVIPVRAEEPLAKRMDEAPYAWALQHGFAHTNHASGGVGAWELGLHRPVAAVLDDLRAGMSKLAGLFGDHFVPVVVPPWNRMAPELLPRLSGLGFRGVSASYKRQRPASPDGIRVADAHCDLLEWKKKQPAFFAGREKCVADLVEHLTDKRTGRVDFDEPTGVLTHHLEMDGDAWNFMDDLLSATTTHPAAKWMSPADIWPER